The Corallococcus soli genome has a window encoding:
- a CDS encoding styrene monooxygenase/indole monooxygenase family protein, translating into MPTHHPRGTMRNIGIIGAGQAGLQLAFGLLAKGYGVTVYSDRTPEQLFNARLAATTFLFGRACQYEQELGLDFWTDPGASAHGGDLDICMAPGQRALNVRGRLLNAGRALDLRAKYSRWLAEFERRGGTVVVRDVDVEALDALAPRHDLVLVTAGRNSFTPLFERDAGRSPHAQPQRNLMAMIVTGMKPLHDTPSPALKFFLTAGHGEYFSMPYFDRIRGPLHCILLEAIPGQGLDRFRGLATARDVMARMKDVMHDFSPWVEDRLKDAAIVDESSWLTGALTPTVRKPVGRLPSGRAVMGLGDVVMLNDPIAGQGLNSASKQAHCVTQAILAHGDQPFTPDWMEQTFEHFWRTEGQYITGFTNMLLQPPPAHLIQYLGAASKTQALGDAFFDNFGEPQRFWPWIASAAETEARIRQAAAA; encoded by the coding sequence ATGCCCACGCATCACCCCCGGGGGACCATGAGGAACATCGGCATCATTGGAGCGGGCCAGGCGGGCCTGCAGCTTGCCTTCGGCCTGCTCGCGAAGGGCTACGGCGTCACCGTCTACTCGGACCGCACGCCGGAGCAGCTCTTCAACGCCCGGCTCGCCGCCACCACCTTCCTCTTCGGCCGCGCCTGCCAGTACGAGCAGGAGCTGGGGCTCGACTTCTGGACGGATCCGGGGGCGTCCGCCCATGGCGGCGACCTCGACATCTGCATGGCCCCCGGGCAGCGCGCTCTCAACGTGCGGGGACGCCTCCTCAACGCGGGCAGGGCCCTGGACCTGCGGGCGAAGTACTCGCGCTGGCTCGCGGAGTTCGAGCGGCGCGGCGGCACCGTGGTGGTGCGCGACGTGGACGTGGAGGCCCTGGACGCGCTCGCCCCCCGGCATGACCTGGTGCTCGTGACCGCGGGCCGCAACAGCTTCACGCCGCTGTTCGAGCGGGATGCCGGGCGCAGCCCCCATGCGCAGCCGCAGCGCAACCTCATGGCGATGATCGTCACCGGCATGAAGCCGCTGCACGACACACCCTCCCCCGCGCTCAAGTTCTTCCTGACCGCGGGCCACGGCGAGTACTTCTCCATGCCGTACTTCGACCGCATCCGCGGCCCCCTGCACTGCATCCTGCTGGAGGCCATCCCCGGCCAGGGGTTGGATCGCTTCCGCGGCCTCGCCACCGCCCGGGACGTGATGGCGCGGATGAAGGACGTCATGCACGACTTCTCACCGTGGGTGGAGGACCGGCTGAAGGACGCCGCCATCGTGGACGAGTCGTCCTGGCTCACCGGCGCGCTCACGCCCACGGTGCGCAAGCCGGTGGGACGGCTCCCCTCGGGCCGGGCCGTGATGGGGCTGGGGGACGTCGTGATGCTCAACGACCCCATCGCGGGCCAGGGCCTGAACAGCGCATCGAAGCAGGCCCACTGCGTGACCCAGGCAATCCTCGCGCACGGTGACCAGCCCTTCACCCCGGACTGGATGGAGCAGACCTTCGAGCACTTCTGGCGGACCGAGGGCCAGTACATCACCGGGTTCACGAACATGCTGCTCCAGCCGCCTCCGGCGCACCTGATTCAGTACCTGGGGGCCGCCTCCAAGACGCAGGCCCTGGGCGACGCCTTCTTCGACAACTTCGGGGAGCCGCAGCGCTTCTGGCCCTGGATTGCCAGCGCGGCGGAGACCGAGGCCCGCATCCGGCAGGCGGCCGCCGCCTAG
- a CDS encoding DUF6766 family protein, with protein sequence MPKRNKSFLRDHSLSIVFLGAFFLFWAGQSFVGHHHDNDERKAHGQPPVTYAQYVTSSDFLEATFENWESEFFQMGALVILAAFLRQRGSGESQDPDKDKHEEDGDLKPIPGAPWAVLRGGWVLKVYSHSLSLALFGLFLICFVLHAFSSAAASNEEARLHGQPEVTVLRHAASSTFWFESLQNWQSEFLSVGALVLLSVWLREKGSPESKPVNAPHSKTGK encoded by the coding sequence GTGCCAAAGCGCAACAAGAGCTTCTTGCGAGACCACAGCCTGTCCATCGTGTTCCTGGGGGCGTTCTTCCTCTTCTGGGCCGGGCAGAGCTTCGTGGGCCATCACCACGACAACGACGAGCGCAAGGCCCATGGTCAGCCGCCCGTGACCTACGCCCAGTACGTCACGTCCAGTGACTTCCTCGAAGCCACCTTCGAGAACTGGGAGAGTGAATTCTTCCAGATGGGAGCCCTGGTCATCCTGGCTGCCTTCCTCCGGCAGCGCGGCTCAGGCGAATCGCAGGATCCCGACAAGGACAAGCACGAGGAGGACGGTGACCTGAAGCCGATACCGGGCGCCCCCTGGGCCGTGCTGCGGGGAGGCTGGGTGCTCAAGGTCTACAGCCACTCGCTGTCGCTCGCCCTCTTCGGTTTGTTCCTCATCTGCTTCGTCCTCCACGCATTCTCAAGCGCCGCCGCGAGCAACGAGGAGGCCCGGCTCCACGGACAACCCGAGGTGACGGTGCTGCGGCATGCGGCCTCGTCCACCTTCTGGTTCGAGTCCCTGCAGAACTGGCAGAGCGAATTCCTCTCGGTCGGTGCCCTGGTGTTGCTGTCGGTGTGGCTGCGTGAAAAGGGAAGCCCCGAGTCGAAGCCGGTGAACGCGCCTCATTCGAAGACCGGAAAGTAG
- a CDS encoding serine/threonine-protein kinase, producing the protein MSQCPDENELVEGARARLSAAAQARLEAHLDGCAACCAVLAGLDGGLSLSRRGPPQAARHGPEETPQPGARVGRYVLLRRVGEGGMGVVFAAYDPDLDRQVALKLLKPGVVSDAEARGRLMREAQAQARLSHPNVVTVHDVGLDGDTVFLAMELVRGGTLRRWSSEAPRPWREVLARFLQAGRGLAAAHAVGLVHRDFKPDNVLLAEDGQVRVADFGLARAGPVPLAPPESGAGEGLARESPPSGGNTPTGTPQGTPAYMSPEQWRGQHADARSDQFSFCVALYEALFGQRPFAGVTTREREQAVREGRVLPPPRSSRVPFAVRQAVLRGLSTEPTARHPSLDALLARLEPRPRTSSWRLASAALVLGIGASVVLGFGVMRGGATRVCSGLESRMAGTWDAARRARLEQRFLPAGATGNAFPSTARALDAYAQALVAQERQSCEDTRVRQTQSERLMDLRAACLDGRRQALHVLVDLLESGEREVLLRAPEAARRLPSLAACANRAVLVRVEPLPESPDVRARLAALGRELDGLRARSAAGFHASALPRLEEAVAALREVGHRPLLARALLLLGETRGTAGDFTAAREVLEEAVRVAAAGHDDETSAHAWNRLLYTEGEGLGLVKEAQRTARMAEAALARLGPEGSSEVASELYRFRSALGYRQGEFARALTDAEQALALLEGGAPGAHDEAIAESLTGMGRALNGLGRYAEAERHYTRALALVDALYGQDHPVRAVYLNNVATSLRLQGRVADAAARYGAALAVAERSFGAEHPTTSVMRTNLGDALVQQGRLEEALVHYERARTSLGGGGDAARLRLATVLLSLGNARLDLGQLPEAEAAYREALALQQAQLGPRHPDVALSRNNLGSVALDAGRPRDALAHFEAARELWEAALGPAHPKVASALYNLGHARLRLGQVRQAITHLRAALAVREKALGAEHPRMVPTLGLLGEALLEGGQRREARERLEHAVALSTRLEVAPADHARARFALARVLWRTRDARARARSLAHDALDAYSRGLPIHAPRAREVRAWLSTHGPS; encoded by the coding sequence ATGTCTCAGTGTCCTGACGAGAACGAGCTGGTGGAGGGGGCTCGGGCGCGGCTGTCGGCGGCGGCGCAGGCCCGGCTGGAGGCGCACCTGGATGGGTGTGCCGCGTGCTGCGCGGTGCTGGCCGGTCTGGACGGTGGGCTGTCGTTGTCCAGGCGGGGGCCCCCGCAGGCCGCGCGCCATGGGCCGGAGGAGACGCCCCAACCCGGAGCGCGCGTGGGCCGCTATGTGCTGCTGCGGCGCGTAGGCGAGGGCGGCATGGGCGTGGTCTTCGCCGCGTACGACCCGGACCTGGACCGTCAGGTGGCGCTCAAGCTGCTCAAGCCCGGGGTGGTGTCGGACGCGGAGGCGCGCGGACGGCTGATGCGCGAGGCCCAGGCGCAGGCCCGGCTGTCCCATCCGAACGTCGTGACGGTGCACGACGTGGGGCTCGATGGCGACACGGTCTTCCTCGCCATGGAGCTGGTGCGCGGAGGGACGCTGCGCCGCTGGTCTTCGGAGGCGCCGCGACCCTGGCGTGAGGTGCTGGCGCGCTTCCTCCAAGCGGGCAGGGGGCTGGCCGCCGCGCACGCGGTGGGGCTCGTGCACCGCGACTTCAAGCCGGACAACGTGCTGCTCGCGGAGGACGGCCAGGTGCGCGTCGCCGACTTCGGCCTCGCTCGCGCGGGGCCCGTCCCGCTGGCACCACCGGAGTCCGGGGCGGGGGAGGGCCTCGCCCGTGAGTCCCCGCCGTCAGGGGGCAACACCCCCACCGGCACCCCGCAGGGCACGCCCGCGTACATGTCCCCGGAGCAGTGGCGGGGCCAGCATGCGGACGCGCGCAGCGACCAGTTCAGCTTCTGCGTCGCGCTGTACGAGGCCCTCTTCGGCCAGCGCCCCTTCGCGGGCGTCACGACCCGCGAGCGCGAGCAGGCCGTGCGCGAAGGCCGCGTGCTGCCGCCACCCCGCAGCTCGCGCGTGCCCTTCGCCGTGAGGCAGGCGGTGCTGCGGGGACTGTCGACGGAGCCCACCGCGCGCCACCCCTCGCTGGACGCGCTGCTCGCCCGACTGGAGCCCCGCCCGCGCACGTCCTCCTGGCGGCTGGCCTCGGCGGCGCTCGTCCTCGGCATCGGGGCCAGCGTGGTCCTGGGCTTCGGCGTGATGCGCGGTGGCGCCACGCGGGTGTGCTCCGGCCTGGAGTCCCGGATGGCGGGCACCTGGGACGCGGCGCGACGGGCACGGCTGGAGCAGCGCTTCCTCCCCGCGGGCGCGACCGGGAACGCCTTCCCGTCCACCGCGCGGGCGCTGGACGCCTACGCCCAGGCGCTGGTGGCCCAGGAGCGGCAATCCTGCGAGGACACGCGCGTGCGGCAGACGCAGTCCGAGCGGCTGATGGACCTGCGCGCGGCGTGCCTGGATGGCCGGCGCCAGGCCCTCCACGTCCTCGTGGACCTGCTCGAAAGCGGTGAGCGCGAGGTCCTCCTCCGGGCCCCCGAGGCGGCGCGGCGGCTTCCCTCCCTGGCCGCCTGCGCGAACCGGGCGGTGCTCGTCCGGGTGGAGCCGCTGCCGGAGTCCCCGGACGTCCGGGCCCGGCTCGCGGCGCTGGGCCGGGAGCTGGACGGGCTGCGCGCACGCAGCGCGGCCGGCTTCCACGCGAGCGCGCTGCCCCGGCTGGAGGAGGCGGTGGCCGCCCTGCGGGAGGTGGGGCACCGGCCCCTGCTGGCGCGCGCCCTGCTCCTGTTGGGCGAGACGCGGGGCACCGCCGGCGACTTCACGGCGGCGCGCGAGGTGCTGGAGGAGGCGGTGCGCGTGGCGGCGGCCGGCCACGACGACGAGACGTCCGCGCACGCCTGGAACCGGCTCCTTTACACGGAAGGCGAGGGCCTGGGGCTGGTGAAGGAGGCCCAGCGCACCGCGCGCATGGCGGAGGCGGCCCTCGCCCGGCTGGGGCCCGAGGGCTCGTCGGAGGTGGCGTCGGAGCTGTACCGCTTCCGCAGCGCCCTCGGCTACCGGCAGGGGGAGTTCGCGCGCGCGCTCACCGACGCGGAGCAGGCCCTGGCGCTGCTGGAGGGGGGCGCCCCGGGAGCGCATGACGAAGCCATCGCCGAGTCCCTCACCGGCATGGGGCGGGCCCTCAACGGCCTGGGGCGCTACGCGGAGGCGGAGCGGCACTACACCCGCGCCCTGGCGTTGGTGGACGCGCTGTACGGGCAGGACCACCCCGTGCGCGCGGTGTACCTCAACAACGTGGCCACCTCGCTGCGGCTGCAGGGGCGGGTGGCCGATGCGGCGGCGCGGTACGGCGCGGCGCTCGCCGTGGCGGAGCGCTCCTTCGGGGCGGAGCACCCCACCACCAGCGTCATGCGGACCAACCTGGGCGACGCGCTCGTGCAGCAGGGCCGGCTGGAGGAGGCGCTGGTCCACTACGAGCGCGCCCGGACGAGCCTGGGGGGCGGTGGGGACGCCGCGCGGCTGCGGCTGGCGACCGTGCTGCTGAGCCTGGGCAACGCGCGCCTGGACCTGGGCCAGCTCCCGGAGGCGGAGGCCGCCTACCGCGAGGCGCTCGCGCTCCAGCAGGCGCAGCTGGGCCCCCGGCACCCGGACGTGGCCCTGTCGCGCAACAACCTGGGCTCGGTGGCGCTGGATGCGGGCCGCCCCCGGGACGCGCTCGCGCACTTCGAGGCGGCGCGCGAACTGTGGGAGGCCGCGCTCGGCCCTGCGCACCCGAAGGTGGCCAGCGCCCTGTACAACCTGGGGCACGCGCGGCTGCGCCTGGGCCAGGTGCGCCAGGCAATCACGCACCTGCGGGCAGCGCTGGCGGTGCGCGAGAAGGCGCTCGGCGCGGAGCACCCCCGGATGGTGCCGACGCTCGGCCTTCTGGGCGAGGCGCTGCTGGAGGGCGGCCAGCGCCGCGAGGCCCGGGAGCGGCTGGAGCACGCGGTGGCGCTGTCCACGCGGCTGGAGGTGGCCCCCGCGGACCATGCCCGGGCGCGCTTCGCGCTCGCCCGTGTCCTCTGGCGGACGCGAGATGCGCGGGCCCGGGCGCGCTCCCTGGCGCATGATGCCCTCGATGCCTATTCGCGCGGCCTGCCCATCCACGCGCCGCGCGCGCGCGAGGTGCGGGCCTGGTTGTCCACCCACGGCCCGTCGTGA
- a CDS encoding sigma factor-like helix-turn-helix DNA-binding protein — translation MPSEQTAFFLSRAPRALVPTLREHPGLESVLAGLMRTAREAWPEVGLEAEAFLGHVAERLPSTGEADGGLASLHAEDLALAFTCVRGSTRAIEALEARVLSQLEKWLPGEAPSQVDELRQLLRQRLLLPTGGAPPKLAFYSGRAPLAHWVRAVALRLLVDQRRAAPREQPVGEALPALVERLGADPELAFIRERHQEDFRVAFRAALGRLDVQERNLLRLHHVHGLSMDAMAATTRAPRSTVARWIARARERLLVLTREELTARLGLTPGELDSLLRLVRSQLDVSLRQLLVD, via the coding sequence GTGCCGTCCGAGCAGACCGCGTTCTTCCTCTCGCGGGCACCCCGCGCGCTCGTCCCGACGCTGCGGGAGCACCCCGGACTGGAGTCCGTGCTCGCGGGCCTGATGCGCACCGCGCGCGAGGCGTGGCCGGAGGTGGGCCTGGAGGCGGAGGCCTTCCTCGGGCACGTGGCGGAGCGATTGCCCTCCACGGGCGAGGCCGACGGCGGGCTCGCGAGCCTGCACGCGGAGGACCTCGCGCTCGCCTTCACCTGCGTGCGGGGAAGCACGCGGGCCATCGAGGCGCTCGAAGCGCGCGTGCTGTCCCAACTGGAGAAGTGGCTGCCGGGCGAGGCGCCCTCCCAGGTGGACGAGCTGCGGCAGTTGCTGCGACAGCGGTTGCTCCTCCCGACGGGCGGGGCTCCGCCGAAGCTGGCCTTCTATTCCGGGCGCGCGCCGCTGGCGCACTGGGTGCGGGCCGTGGCGCTGCGGCTCCTCGTCGACCAGCGGCGCGCCGCGCCGCGCGAACAGCCGGTGGGGGAGGCCCTGCCAGCGCTGGTGGAGCGGCTGGGGGCGGACCCCGAGCTGGCCTTCATCCGCGAGCGACACCAGGAGGACTTCCGCGTGGCCTTCCGCGCCGCGCTGGGCCGGCTGGACGTCCAGGAGCGCAACCTGCTGCGGCTGCACCACGTGCATGGCCTGTCCATGGACGCGATGGCGGCCACCACCCGGGCGCCGCGCTCCACCGTGGCGCGCTGGATTGCCCGCGCCCGCGAGCGGCTGCTGGTGCTCACCCGCGAGGAGCTGACGGCGCGACTGGGATTGACGCCGGGAGAGCTGGACAGCCTGCTGCGCCTCGTGCGCAGCCAGCTTGACGTCAGCCTGCGTCAACTCCTGGTGGACTGA
- a CDS encoding matrixin family metalloprotease, whose product MKAWVPETPVPTPAHAQGTEHTLSIDWILQEKSVEALTDHSALIINGRVESTRYDVIRTHAQSKTDGAPSGEAGDLYTDLPVTIATVRIDDLARSSRELQASSGGVLAQGATVDVMFPGGLLADGCLLAPEDNPLPRTGEQAVFFLTPQEGARPLAAQSLKGVYAVTGGPVGRVLVQGGFVQGSGSTHQAAALQEHVGGPVTALLERVGARARAVEYVRPEARAVPGVEEAPRGPTAQSWCGVPLFGYKWCRYPTNVSYTDFTTTRWPVGDAMNAWMYTSISNGLYLHWRGSGSSDVMVYENWYGTNGWYAYTWNYASGGCMTGSIVNMNNTYHAGAYHAKSVAVHEIGHTLGIAHHWDCNSIMYSSPTVCGSAVTSCDAQVAAEMYRY is encoded by the coding sequence GTGAAGGCGTGGGTCCCCGAGACGCCGGTGCCCACCCCGGCGCACGCGCAGGGGACGGAGCACACGCTCTCCATCGACTGGATCCTCCAGGAGAAGTCCGTGGAGGCCCTGACCGACCATTCAGCGTTGATCATCAACGGGCGGGTGGAGTCCACGCGCTACGACGTCATCCGCACCCACGCGCAATCCAAGACGGATGGCGCACCCTCCGGCGAGGCGGGCGACCTCTACACCGACCTTCCGGTGACCATCGCGACGGTGCGGATTGATGACCTCGCGCGCTCGTCGCGGGAGCTCCAGGCGTCCTCGGGCGGCGTGCTCGCGCAGGGGGCCACCGTGGACGTCATGTTCCCCGGTGGCCTGCTCGCTGACGGATGCCTGCTCGCGCCGGAGGACAACCCGCTGCCCAGGACGGGGGAGCAGGCGGTCTTCTTCCTCACGCCGCAAGAGGGGGCCAGGCCCCTGGCCGCGCAGTCCCTGAAGGGCGTCTATGCCGTGACGGGTGGACCGGTGGGGCGCGTCCTCGTGCAGGGCGGCTTCGTCCAGGGCTCGGGCTCGACGCATCAGGCCGCCGCGCTCCAGGAGCACGTCGGCGGGCCGGTCACCGCGCTGCTCGAACGGGTGGGCGCCCGCGCCCGGGCCGTCGAGTACGTGCGTCCCGAAGCGCGCGCGGTCCCCGGCGTGGAAGAGGCCCCCCGCGGGCCGACCGCCCAGAGCTGGTGCGGGGTTCCACTGTTTGGCTACAAGTGGTGTCGGTACCCCACGAACGTCAGCTACACGGACTTCACGACCACGCGCTGGCCGGTGGGCGATGCGATGAACGCGTGGATGTATACGAGCATCTCGAATGGCCTGTATCTGCACTGGCGTGGCAGCGGCTCGTCCGACGTCATGGTCTACGAGAACTGGTACGGCACCAATGGCTGGTACGCATACACCTGGAATTACGCTTCGGGCGGCTGCATGACCGGCAGCATCGTGAACATGAACAACACGTACCACGCGGGCGCGTACCACGCGAAGAGCGTCGCGGTTCACGAGATCGGACACACGCTCGGCATCGCGCACCACTGGGATTGCAATTCCATCATGTATTCAAGCCCCACCGTCTGCGGGTCCGCCGTCACGTCCTGCGACGCCCAGGTGGCGGCGGAGATGTACCGGTACTGA
- a CDS encoding SGNH/GDSL hydrolase family protein: protein MAAAQPLWSFGDSITYGYPFGLSSGYPVAVGRALGRRALNFAFPGNEAPDQADAIYSVAPTAGSLSTYMIGVNDADRGDLPADQALFTSCLLAQTAWLAIDNAEIVRGLDARFAFDSNWGPSQRFFLGMSTLVEGATFQVELTGDTVYVAFIQLYGPEASKGQALGLCAVDVDGVPMAAFPTATAVAQGSAAIGPSSYQAPGLLRISGLKPGSHILTGRITGGLVFVDWAWGNGQARQASGMRPCLLLGTPTRLSPNAYQQHGSLAATLDYGRMIGQVAATLQADGLDVWVVDTCSVIDPLADLIDDGVHPSLVGQAKLAQAFIAAAGPGTGEIARSGS, encoded by the coding sequence ATGGCGGCTGCTCAACCGCTCTGGTCATTTGGCGACTCCATCACGTACGGCTATCCGTTTGGACTGTCGTCCGGCTATCCGGTGGCGGTCGGTCGGGCGCTTGGGCGACGAGCGTTGAATTTCGCGTTTCCCGGCAACGAGGCGCCTGACCAAGCAGATGCGATCTACAGCGTCGCGCCGACCGCCGGTTCGCTGAGCACTTATATGATTGGCGTCAACGACGCCGACCGCGGCGATCTGCCCGCCGATCAGGCGTTGTTCACAAGCTGCCTGCTGGCACAAACCGCTTGGCTCGCCATCGACAACGCCGAGATCGTGCGCGGCCTCGACGCCCGCTTCGCGTTTGATTCCAACTGGGGGCCGTCGCAACGCTTCTTCCTCGGCATGAGCACCTTGGTGGAAGGCGCAACCTTCCAGGTCGAGCTCACCGGCGACACGGTGTACGTCGCGTTCATCCAGCTCTATGGGCCGGAGGCCTCCAAGGGGCAGGCGCTAGGGCTCTGTGCGGTCGACGTCGACGGCGTGCCGATGGCGGCCTTTCCCACCGCCACCGCCGTCGCCCAGGGCTCCGCAGCAATCGGGCCGTCGTCCTACCAAGCGCCGGGCCTGCTGCGCATCTCCGGACTGAAGCCGGGCAGCCACATCCTGACCGGGCGGATCACCGGAGGCCTGGTCTTCGTCGACTGGGCGTGGGGCAACGGACAGGCGCGACAGGCCAGCGGCATGCGCCCATGCCTGCTGCTCGGCACGCCCACCCGGCTGTCGCCCAATGCCTACCAGCAGCATGGCAGCCTAGCGGCGACGTTGGACTATGGTCGGATGATCGGGCAGGTCGCGGCGACCCTGCAGGCCGACGGCCTCGACGTTTGGGTCGTCGATACCTGCTCCGTCATCGACCCGCTGGCCGACCTGATCGACGACGGCGTGCACCCGAGCTTGGTCGGCCAGGCAAAGCTAGCGCAGGCCTTCATTGCCGCAGCGGGACCCGGCACGGGTGAGATTGCGAGGAGTGGCTCATGA
- a CDS encoding transposase — translation MGHSRGVFSTKVHAVTTTGGKPLHLEVTPGQQHEATMAEELLVHAEGDAFIADTGYAMPTASSPTCASSG, via the coding sequence CTGGGGCATTCTCGAGGAGTTTTTTCAACGAAGGTTCACGCCGTCACAACGACAGGCGGTAAGCCGCTCCACCTCGAAGTAACGCCCGGCCAGCAGCATGAAGCCACGATGGCCGAGGAACTGCTGGTGCACGCCGAAGGCGACGCCTTCATCGCGGACACGGGCTACGCGATGCCGACCGCATCCTCGCCAACGTGCGCAAGCTCGGGATGA
- a CDS encoding transposase, which translates to MTPVIHSHPSRKYPPPLDRTRYRLRYRVECFFHDLKCSRAAATRYDKTATSYLAVLRVESMFLWLR; encoded by the coding sequence ATGACGCCCGTCATCCATTCCCACCCGAGCCGCAAGTACCCGCCTCCCTTGGACCGCACCCGCTACCGGTTGCGCTACCGGGTGGAGTGCTTCTTCCACGACCTCAAATGCTCTCGGGCTGCGGCCACCCGCTACGACAAGACGGCGACCAGCTACCTCGCCGTCCTGCGCGTCGAATCCATGTTTCTCTGGCTGCGTTAA
- a CDS encoding eCIS core domain-containing protein — translation MDAQHRWISPALLTQACARGWALPNRLRVRFERAFGAELSGVRLHEHPLVARLGAQALCWGEQILFAPGALELDSARGARILAHELVHVLQQRAGRAPYGNGGTGLLVDEALEAEAEALAVRALAGERAHLAAPGASGGRWASPTPALQAYHVIPNAQFVAQDVNLHNATFETQRDGVQPHPHLKTRADTFLLDAGSTNVMVRANNQVALRVSDDNELAIEDTDPHHEQAKHFFATDKAISRCNRALKSAGSRYRIAKIPGPCYLEIGPPAQPGCLPFLSGPGPKRLFQVMMSENGQLVPSVAQNCNEISGKVMGEQQDPQRTAKFKQSGNQLFHNLPRWQLGGWSPAYAAHGDIPFRLAVLITTFLFHGQGEGPNAAAARQLAVNDYQVGLQHALAGATTPNAQMAALAGYYGPIGLNYGRLVNRVRAHAPMTLNGVNLNGPTLRARFEQILFRLGLNAYADTRVGDAFQTYSVGAMERYQDAQLRNWMRMRDEVAPRPAVLVPPPVYSAPVWEYHWGGVVAESGADRITFENYARNYEDRDGPQLNGGETRWFFQMTRVPTQVNDPLIAQSWHESCYAHGFANALTMTVSKISRCER, via the coding sequence TTGGACGCTCAGCACCGTTGGATCTCCCCCGCGCTCCTGACGCAGGCCTGCGCTCGGGGCTGGGCACTCCCGAACCGGCTGCGCGTCCGGTTCGAGCGCGCCTTCGGGGCCGAGCTGAGCGGGGTGCGCCTGCACGAGCACCCCCTGGTCGCGAGGCTGGGGGCCCAGGCGCTGTGCTGGGGAGAGCAGATCCTCTTCGCTCCGGGAGCACTGGAGCTCGACTCGGCTCGCGGGGCCCGGATCCTCGCGCATGAGCTGGTGCATGTGCTGCAACAGCGCGCGGGGCGCGCACCCTATGGGAACGGCGGGACCGGACTGCTCGTGGATGAGGCCCTGGAGGCAGAGGCCGAGGCCCTGGCGGTACGGGCCCTCGCAGGGGAGCGCGCGCACCTCGCGGCTCCGGGGGCGAGCGGGGGCCGGTGGGCGTCACCCACTCCCGCGCTTCAGGCGTACCACGTCATCCCGAACGCCCAGTTCGTCGCCCAGGACGTCAACCTCCACAACGCCACCTTCGAGACGCAGCGGGACGGCGTGCAGCCCCACCCCCACCTGAAGACGCGCGCGGACACCTTCCTCCTCGACGCTGGGTCGACGAACGTCATGGTGCGGGCGAACAACCAGGTCGCGCTCCGGGTCTCGGATGACAACGAACTCGCCATCGAAGACACCGATCCCCACCACGAGCAGGCCAAGCACTTCTTCGCCACGGACAAAGCCATCAGCCGGTGCAACCGCGCGTTGAAGTCCGCGGGCTCCAGGTATCGGATCGCCAAGATCCCCGGGCCGTGCTACCTCGAAATCGGCCCCCCAGCGCAGCCGGGCTGTCTGCCCTTCCTGAGCGGCCCGGGCCCCAAGCGACTGTTCCAGGTGATGATGTCCGAGAACGGGCAGCTCGTGCCCTCCGTCGCGCAGAACTGCAACGAGATCTCCGGCAAGGTCATGGGAGAGCAACAGGACCCGCAGCGCACCGCGAAGTTCAAGCAGTCCGGCAATCAGCTCTTCCACAATCTGCCGCGCTGGCAGCTTGGAGGGTGGTCCCCCGCCTACGCGGCCCATGGCGACATTCCCTTCCGGTTGGCGGTCCTCATCACCACGTTCCTCTTCCATGGACAGGGAGAGGGCCCCAACGCCGCCGCGGCCCGGCAACTCGCGGTCAACGACTATCAGGTGGGGCTGCAGCATGCGCTGGCGGGGGCTACTACGCCCAATGCCCAGATGGCGGCGCTCGCGGGCTACTACGGCCCCATCGGCCTCAACTATGGCCGGCTGGTGAACCGGGTCCGCGCCCATGCGCCCATGACGCTCAACGGCGTCAACCTCAACGGCCCCACGCTCCGCGCGCGTTTCGAGCAGATCCTCTTCCGTCTGGGCCTCAATGCCTATGCGGACACACGGGTGGGTGACGCGTTCCAGACGTACTCGGTGGGCGCCATGGAGCGCTATCAGGATGCCCAGCTCCGCAACTGGATGCGGATGCGGGACGAGGTGGCTCCCCGACCGGCGGTGCTCGTTCCTCCGCCTGTCTACAGTGCACCGGTGTGGGAGTACCACTGGGGCGGGGTGGTCGCGGAGAGCGGAGCGGACCGCATCACCTTCGAGAACTACGCCCGCAACTACGAGGATCGCGATGGTCCCCAGCTCAATGGCGGCGAGACCCGCTGGTTCTTCCAGATGACCCGCGTGCCCACCCAGGTCAATGATCCGCTGATCGCCCAGTCCTGGCATGAGAGCTGTTACGCCCACGGCTTCGCCAATGCCCTGACGATGACCGTCTCCAAGATCAGCCGCTGTGAGCGCTAG